A single region of the Planctomycetota bacterium genome encodes:
- a CDS encoding efflux RND transporter periplasmic adaptor subunit, with protein MRYFIYVVAVILILGVLVGAGFLLLNKDSHKGHASPASSEHRGDRDSEPAAKKQMYHCPMHPTYISDKPGDCPICNMKLVPMKETDDKSSAGLSGQASVTITPQQEQLIGVRKEQVTDRTLTRTIRAVGTIVYNAQKMYHINTKIAGWVDKMDCCALAGQFIEVGTPLFSIYSPELVVAQQEYLSALEMMKRAEEAKSSEMIKSAGQMVEATKQKLVFWDISEDQIDKIAEEGKPSRTLWITTPGAGFIVGDELHLGQYITPGEMIYKVADTSTIWVEAEIYEYELSYINVDDAVEVTVSSYPAEKFAGTVKYIYPYVNPTTRTIKVRIELANPDYKLKADMYAEVLLKKEVSVKLAVPVEAVMDSGKRRIVFVDKGNGVFKPREVKLGGKFDHYYEVIDGLSEGETVVTSGNFLIDSESKIKSAVSGMGTGHKHGEEKK; from the coding sequence ATGAGGTATTTTATTTATGTAGTGGCGGTTATCTTAATACTTGGAGTATTGGTGGGTGCTGGTTTTTTATTATTAAATAAAGACAGCCACAAGGGGCACGCTTCTCCTGCGTCTTCAGAACACCGCGGTGACCGCGATAGCGAACCGGCGGCTAAAAAGCAGATGTATCACTGCCCGATGCATCCGACCTATATCTCCGATAAACCGGGCGATTGCCCGATTTGCAATATGAAACTGGTGCCGATGAAAGAGACGGATGATAAATCGTCTGCGGGCCTAAGCGGCCAGGCCAGCGTGACCATCACGCCCCAGCAGGAACAACTCATCGGCGTCAGGAAGGAGCAGGTTACCGATCGTACCCTGACCAGGACGATTCGGGCCGTTGGAACAATCGTGTATAATGCGCAAAAGATGTATCATATTAACACCAAGATTGCCGGTTGGGTGGATAAAATGGATTGCTGCGCCCTGGCCGGCCAGTTTATAGAAGTCGGGACTCCGTTATTCAGTATCTACAGCCCAGAACTGGTGGTGGCGCAACAGGAATATCTGTCCGCCCTGGAGATGATGAAGAGGGCGGAAGAGGCCAAATCGTCTGAGATGATAAAAAGCGCCGGGCAGATGGTTGAGGCAACCAAACAGAAACTCGTTTTCTGGGATATCTCAGAAGACCAGATTGACAAAATAGCCGAGGAGGGGAAGCCGTCAAGAACCCTATGGATTACCACACCCGGCGCGGGTTTTATTGTCGGCGATGAATTGCACCTCGGCCAATATATTACCCCCGGAGAAATGATTTATAAGGTTGCTGATACCTCAACCATCTGGGTTGAAGCGGAAATATATGAATACGAACTGTCGTATATTAATGTTGATGATGCCGTGGAAGTAACGGTCTCTTCTTATCCGGCTGAGAAATTCGCCGGTACGGTAAAATATATCTATCCTTATGTCAATCCGACCACCCGCACTATCAAGGTGCGTATTGAACTGGCTAATCCTGATTATAAACTCAAGGCGGATATGTATGCCGAAGTATTGCTGAAAAAAGAGGTCAGCGTAAAACTGGCGGTTCCCGTTGAGGCGGTTATGGATTCCGGCAAGCGCCGGATTGTCTTCGTGGATAAGGGCAATGGGGTGTTTAAACCGAGAGAGGTAAAACTGGGCGGTAAATTCGACCATTACTACGAAGTTATTGATGGGTTATCCGAAGGGGAAACCGTGGTTACCTCTGGTAACTTCCTGATTGACTCTGAATCAAAGATAAAATCCGCCGTGTCCGGTATGGGCACAGGGCATAAACACGGCGAAGAGAAAAAGTAG
- a CDS encoding TolC family protein produces the protein MIYKISVFIILSIVLFGCSGPAPIGRESLSAVEAKYRPADKKPPLPVLKPDSPLADFITYAVLNNPEAEAVFYDWKKAVEEIMVAQSLPDPKLTFSAEIMSSVEKFLVGFMQEIPAKGKLALEAEAFSAEARKKRYLFEHQLLETIFNVKQVYYEYYLLQEKIRLVKEIVFLIKMQEKSIRANFETGFGMTEELVMVQSEQSRLSNELVNLEDSLKPLMARWRKALGVASNESQPPMPSDALIEHILPPETDLLNELLKHNLHLKALSAEVRQAQVMVERSYKEKNPDWSVGLGTDAKKDKLNWMPEVSMTLPIWRQKIAAEIASAQAGQKQAQAMLSAEEINLAVVLAEKSFAWRELQRQSRLIRENLMPLAETKLNSIDASFKTGRTGFTGWFNARRELLELKTQLAVVNAQREIVFADISLIALCQSVEETSKLFNSK, from the coding sequence ATGATATATAAAATATCCGTATTTATTATACTCTCAATCGTTTTATTCGGCTGTTCCGGTCCGGCGCCGATAGGCCGCGAATCCCTGTCCGCGGTTGAAGCTAAATACCGGCCGGCTGACAAGAAACCGCCATTGCCTGTCCTTAAACCTGATTCTCCGCTGGCGGATTTTATCACTTATGCCGTCCTGAATAATCCAGAAGCCGAAGCCGTTTTCTACGACTGGAAAAAGGCGGTTGAGGAAATAATGGTCGCACAATCCCTGCCTGACCCAAAATTGACATTTAGTGCGGAAATAATGTCTTCGGTGGAGAAATTCCTGGTCGGGTTTATGCAGGAAATACCGGCGAAGGGTAAGTTGGCCCTAGAGGCCGAGGCGTTCTCTGCCGAGGCGCGGAAGAAACGATACTTGTTTGAACACCAGTTGCTTGAAACAATCTTCAATGTAAAACAGGTTTATTATGAATATTACTTGCTGCAGGAAAAAATACGGCTGGTTAAAGAGATTGTTTTCCTGATTAAGATGCAGGAGAAATCAATCCGGGCGAACTTTGAGACCGGGTTTGGTATGACCGAAGAACTTGTCATGGTCCAGTCGGAGCAGAGCCGCCTGTCTAACGAACTGGTTAATTTAGAGGATTCCCTCAAACCGTTAATGGCCAGGTGGCGTAAGGCGTTGGGTGTCGCTTCTAATGAATCTCAGCCGCCGATGCCAAGCGATGCATTGATCGAGCATATCCTGCCGCCTGAGACGGACTTGTTAAATGAGTTGTTGAAACATAACCTTCATCTTAAGGCGCTGTCTGCCGAAGTCAGGCAGGCACAGGTTATGGTAGAGCGTTCTTATAAGGAAAAGAATCCCGATTGGAGCGTTGGGTTAGGAACCGATGCCAAGAAGGACAAATTAAACTGGATGCCTGAAGTGAGTATGACCCTACCGATCTGGCGACAGAAGATAGCCGCGGAAATTGCTTCAGCCCAGGCCGGACAGAAACAGGCTCAGGCCATGCTTTCGGCTGAAGAGATTAACCTGGCGGTCGTGCTGGCTGAGAAGTCTTTCGCCTGGCGTGAACTCCAGAGGCAGAGCCGGCTCATCAGGGAAAATCTGATGCCCCTGGCCGAGACAAAACTTAACAGCATAGACGCGTCTTTTAAGACTGGTAGAACCGGATTTACCGGTTGGTTTAATGCCCGGCGGGAGTTATTGGAGTTGAAAACCCAGTTGGCTGTGGTGAATGCCCAGCGAGAGATTGTCTTCGCCGACATCTCGCTTATCGCGCTATGCCAGAGCGTTGAGGAAACATCTAAATTATTTAATAGTAAATAG
- a CDS encoding sigma-70 family RNA polymerase sigma factor, protein MDRQKHREFIDRLNGCRKPLLNYIRYILWNKEQLEDAFQNTALEGWKKFAAFSGDEKWFRVWMFHIANYVVRNLNRAHKKTKELKDSSGAGEKTVAPEMTLSVDSLVEVLDTMEDKVKESVVALPDNERQVFLLRSVGEFSYEEIGKILDMPIGSVMGYLARARTKLKEKLYEYARELKYV, encoded by the coding sequence ATGGATAGACAAAAGCACAGGGAGTTTATAGACCGGCTGAATGGCTGCCGCAAGCCACTGCTTAATTATATCAGGTATATACTCTGGAATAAGGAGCAATTGGAAGACGCCTTCCAGAATACGGCCCTGGAGGGTTGGAAGAAGTTTGCAGCGTTTTCCGGAGATGAGAAGTGGTTCCGGGTCTGGATGTTCCACATCGCCAATTATGTGGTGCGTAACCTGAACCGGGCCCATAAGAAAACCAAGGAACTAAAAGACTCCTCCGGGGCAGGTGAGAAAACAGTGGCGCCGGAGATGACACTATCTGTTGATTCTTTAGTAGAAGTGCTTGATACAATGGAGGATAAGGTAAAAGAATCGGTGGTGGCTCTGCCAGATAATGAACGCCAGGTATTCCTGCTTCGTTCAGTTGGTGAATTCTCCTATGAGGAGATTGGCAAGATTTTGGATATGCCTATAGGCAGTGTGATGGGCTATTTAGCCCGGGCCAGGACAAAACTAAAAGAGAAATTATATGAATATGCCCGAGAACTCAAATATGTCTGA